In Neisseria brasiliensis, the following proteins share a genomic window:
- the ubiU gene encoding ubiquinone anaerobic biosynthesis protein UbiU yields the protein MQKIPELVCPAGNLPALKTAIDNGADTVYMGLKDATNARNFPGLNFDMKSAMQGVSYAHERGRQVLMAINTFAQAGQSEQWQKAIDTAVQLGADAVIVADPALMAYATDKYPDLRLHMSVQGSATNYEAINLMKDLFNIRRVVLPRVLTIDQVKHVIEHTDVEIEVFGFGSLCVMVEGRCILSSYATGESPNMQGVCSPAKSVRWEQEPDRMDVRLNHILIDQFNPNEPAGYPTLCKGRFEVNDETYYALEEPTSLNVLEMLPQLIDIGVSAVKIEGRQRSPMYTAQVTKAMRQALDAAAADKKHFRIQPAWSNALGKVSEGSQTTLGAYSRPWK from the coding sequence ATGCAGAAAATTCCGGAGCTGGTCTGCCCGGCTGGTAATTTACCTGCTTTGAAAACAGCAATTGATAATGGTGCAGACACCGTTTATATGGGACTCAAAGATGCTACGAATGCCCGAAATTTTCCAGGCTTAAATTTTGATATGAAATCGGCAATGCAAGGGGTTTCCTATGCTCATGAGCGAGGGCGGCAGGTGTTAATGGCCATCAATACCTTTGCCCAAGCCGGACAATCCGAACAGTGGCAAAAAGCTATTGATACTGCAGTGCAACTGGGCGCTGATGCCGTGATTGTCGCCGATCCAGCACTGATGGCTTATGCCACCGACAAATATCCTGATTTACGGCTGCATATGTCTGTGCAGGGTTCCGCAACCAATTACGAAGCCATCAACCTGATGAAAGATTTGTTTAACATCCGCCGAGTCGTTCTGCCCCGTGTTTTGACAATTGATCAGGTAAAACATGTTATCGAACATACCGATGTCGAAATCGAGGTATTCGGTTTTGGCAGCCTGTGTGTGATGGTTGAAGGCCGCTGTATTTTATCCAGCTATGCTACCGGGGAATCACCCAATATGCAGGGAGTATGTTCTCCTGCAAAATCGGTTCGTTGGGAACAAGAACCAGACCGCATGGATGTGCGTTTAAACCATATATTGATTGATCAATTCAATCCGAACGAACCGGCCGGCTACCCGACTTTGTGCAAAGGCCGCTTTGAAGTCAATGATGAAACGTATTACGCATTAGAAGAACCGACCAGTCTGAATGTACTGGAAATGTTGCCGCAATTAATCGATATCGGCGTCAGTGCCGTCAAAATTGAAGGCCGCCAACGCAGTCCGATGTACACGGCACAAGTGACGAAAGCCATGCGGCAAGCTTTGGATGCGGCGGCAGCCGATAAGAAACATTTCCGTATCCAACCTGCTTGGAGCAATGCTTTGGGTAAAGTCTCTGAAGGCAGCCAAACAACTTTAGGGGCATATAGCCGTCCGTGGAAATAG
- the xth gene encoding exodeoxyribonuclease III — translation MKITTWNVNSLNVRLPQVQNWLAEHQPDVLVLQELKLDQDKYPAAALQMMGWHTVWSGQKTYNGVAIISRTEPQDVHTGLPNLPDDPQRRVIAATINGVRVINVYCVNGEALDSPKFEYKEQWFAALTEFVRDELTRHEKLVLLGDFNIAPADADCYDPEKWHEKIHCSSIERQWFKNLLDLGLTDSLRQIHPEGAFYTWFDYRGAMFQRGLGLRIDHLLISPALSAVLKDVNVDLVARGQERPSDHAPVTAVFDL, via the coding sequence ATGAAAATCACCACTTGGAACGTCAATTCCCTCAACGTGCGCCTGCCGCAAGTGCAAAACTGGCTGGCCGAACACCAACCCGATGTCTTGGTCTTGCAAGAACTCAAGCTCGACCAAGACAAATACCCTGCCGCCGCGCTGCAAATGATGGGCTGGCACACCGTTTGGAGCGGCCAAAAAACCTACAACGGCGTGGCCATTATCAGCCGTACCGAGCCGCAAGATGTGCACACCGGCCTGCCCAACCTGCCCGACGACCCGCAACGCCGCGTGATTGCCGCCACCATCAACGGCGTGCGCGTGATTAATGTTTACTGCGTTAACGGCGAAGCGCTCGACAGCCCGAAATTTGAATATAAAGAACAATGGTTTGCCGCGCTTACCGAATTTGTGCGTGACGAACTGACCCGCCATGAAAAATTGGTTTTGCTCGGTGATTTCAACATCGCTCCGGCCGATGCCGACTGCTACGACCCGGAAAAATGGCATGAAAAAATCCATTGTTCCAGCATTGAGCGCCAATGGTTTAAAAACCTGCTCGACTTAGGCCTTACCGACAGCCTGCGCCAAATCCACCCCGAAGGCGCGTTTTACACTTGGTTCGACTACCGCGGTGCCATGTTCCAACGCGGTTTGGGCTTGCGCATCGACCACCTGCTGATTTCTCCGGCCTTGTCTGCGGTATTAAAAGATGTGAACGTTGATTTGGTTGCACGCGGCCAAGAGCGTCCGAGCGACCATGCGCCGGTGACGGCTGTGTTTGATTTATAA
- a CDS encoding ArsR/SmtB family transcription factor, translated as MENQRLSTLLKLIAQPERMSILFLLLEGDRNVTELCAATGQHATTVSNHLAKLRSEGLVEFTRYHRVLEYRLISDEAAMILHTLKSLKQAGQQAA; from the coding sequence ATGGAAAACCAACGTCTCTCAACCCTATTGAAACTCATCGCCCAACCCGAGCGTATGAGCATCCTGTTTCTCTTGCTTGAAGGCGATCGCAACGTAACGGAACTTTGCGCCGCCACCGGTCAACACGCTACCACTGTGTCCAACCACTTAGCCAAATTACGCAGCGAAGGCTTGGTCGAATTCACCCGCTACCACCGCGTGCTCGAATACCGCCTGATTTCCGATGAAGCCGCCATGATTTTGCACACGCTCAAAAGCTTAAAACAAGCCGGCCAACAAGCCGCTTGA
- the nfsA gene encoding oxygen-insensitive NADPH nitroreductase, producing the protein MRTQIRDIGRALSSIDTCAELLIFCFDFAKHQSFAPESQLDWTEMVLIGAVDCGIIAQNVMLAAESLGLGGVYLGYIRNDINRTAEILKLPKHVVPMFGMALGHPAQDPMLRPRLPLEAMVSENHCQPIDEQVLADYRALTRAYYQERSKMDTDWVEQMTESLKGEIRPEILPFLHKQGFAQK; encoded by the coding sequence GTGCGCACCCAAATTCGGGACATCGGCCGCGCTTTAAGCAGCATCGACACCTGCGCCGAACTGCTGATTTTCTGTTTCGACTTCGCCAAACACCAATCTTTCGCCCCTGAATCGCAACTCGATTGGACGGAAATGGTGTTAATCGGCGCCGTCGATTGCGGCATCATCGCGCAAAACGTGATGCTGGCGGCCGAATCATTAGGCTTAGGTGGCGTGTATCTCGGCTACATCCGCAACGACATCAACCGCACCGCTGAAATCTTGAAGCTGCCGAAACACGTTGTGCCGATGTTTGGCATGGCGCTCGGCCATCCGGCACAAGACCCAATGCTGCGCCCTCGTTTGCCGCTGGAAGCCATGGTTTCCGAAAACCATTGCCAGCCGATTGACGAGCAAGTGCTGGCCGATTACCGCGCCCTTACCCGCGCTTATTACCAAGAACGCAGCAAAATGGACACCGATTGGGTCGAACAAATGACCGAATCGCTCAAAGGCGAAATCCGCCCTGAAATTCTGCCGTTTTTGCACAAACAAGGTTTTGCGCAAAAATAA
- a CDS encoding nitroreductase family protein, producing MTLSSKPVIETALAHRSIRKFTDEPISSEQLTAILNAGRAGSTSNFFQSTQPIPKCAPKFGTSAAL from the coding sequence ATGACCTTATCCAGCAAGCCTGTCATCGAAACCGCCTTGGCGCACCGCTCTATCCGCAAGTTCACCGATGAGCCGATCAGCAGCGAACAACTCACCGCCATTTTAAACGCCGGTCGTGCCGGTTCGACCTCCAACTTTTTCCAAAGCACCCAACCGATCCCGAAGTGCGCACCCAAATTCGGGACATCGGCCGCGCTTTAA
- the wrbA gene encoding NAD(P)H:quinone oxidoreductase, whose translation MNPTSLNILVLFYSQNGSTLNLARQIARGIESVAGCEAVLRTVPKVSTVCEAVESDIPDSGAPYATADDLKNCAGLALGSPTRFGNMAAAMKYFIDGTIPQWLGAELSGKPATVFTSSSSLHGGQESTLLTMMLPLLHHGMVISGIPYSESTLSHTQSGGTPYGASHVAGHDGSAALSADENELAFAQGKRLAELALKLA comes from the coding sequence ATGAACCCAACCTCCCTTAACATTTTAGTTTTGTTCTACAGCCAAAACGGCAGCACGCTCAATCTCGCCCGCCAAATCGCCCGCGGCATCGAAAGCGTAGCCGGCTGCGAAGCCGTGTTACGCACCGTACCGAAAGTTTCCACCGTGTGCGAAGCGGTAGAAAGCGACATCCCCGACAGCGGCGCACCTTACGCTACTGCCGACGATTTGAAAAACTGCGCCGGCTTGGCATTGGGCAGCCCGACCCGTTTCGGCAACATGGCCGCTGCCATGAAATACTTTATCGACGGCACGATTCCGCAATGGCTGGGCGCAGAATTATCCGGCAAACCGGCCACCGTGTTCACCAGCAGCAGTTCTTTACATGGCGGTCAAGAATCCACCTTGCTGACCATGATGCTGCCATTGCTGCATCACGGCATGGTCATCAGCGGCATTCCCTATAGCGAAAGCACCCTCAGCCATACCCAAAGCGGCGGCACGCCTTACGGCGCATCACATGTGGCCGGACACGACGGCAGTGCGGCATTAAGCGCCGATGAAAACGAATTGGCTTTTGCCCAAGGCAAACGTTTGGCCGAACTGGCGTTGAAATTGGCATAA
- a CDS encoding YihY family inner membrane protein, translating to MPFLKWWQGLLENKVVGFLKFVFDRFNNERVPQVASSLTFTTLLALVPVLTVMLVVVSAFPVFDQWTTSFVEFINRMIVPQGADVVFEYLNQFKDKASKLTAIGSVMLFVTSLMLVQTIDSAFNRIWNVHTQRPLVRQFLVYWALLTFGPLSLGVSLSLIVGAVNGLGLEYISPVLAEAVRFLMSLFFSTVLLWALYRFVPHRFVPAKHALIGAVVTAFALQIARYIFAWYMSNFDGYKSIYGAFAAIPFFLVWLNLLWSMVLAGAVLTSSLSYWRDNAFRRNFDSSGRFDDVLKILLLLDAAQQEGKAMLVQELRAHINMGYDELGELLEKLARHGYVYSGKQGWVLKTSADKIDLAELFKIFVYSPSYVKKDKVNAAVDKIMQPCVETMNMTLAEFRVHTDNQDKSVAALKKIFDDI from the coding sequence ATGCCGTTTTTAAAATGGTGGCAAGGCTTGTTGGAAAATAAAGTGGTCGGATTTTTGAAGTTTGTGTTCGACCGCTTTAATAATGAACGTGTGCCGCAAGTGGCATCGAGCCTGACCTTTACCACGCTGCTGGCATTGGTGCCGGTGTTGACGGTGATGTTGGTGGTGGTGTCGGCTTTTCCGGTGTTTGATCAATGGACGACGTCGTTTGTCGAATTCATCAACCGCATGATTGTGCCGCAGGGCGCGGATGTGGTGTTTGAATATTTGAATCAATTCAAAGACAAAGCCAGTAAATTGACCGCCATTGGTAGCGTGATGTTGTTTGTGACCTCGCTGATGTTGGTGCAAACCATCGACAGTGCGTTTAACCGTATTTGGAATGTGCACACGCAGCGACCGTTGGTGCGCCAATTTTTGGTGTATTGGGCATTGCTGACGTTTGGCCCCTTGTCGCTGGGAGTGAGCTTGTCGCTGATTGTTGGCGCGGTAAACGGCTTGGGCTTGGAATACATTTCGCCGGTGTTAGCCGAAGCGGTTAGGTTTTTGATGTCTTTGTTTTTCAGCACAGTCTTGCTGTGGGCACTTTACCGCTTTGTGCCGCACCGTTTTGTGCCGGCCAAACATGCTTTAATCGGTGCGGTGGTGACGGCGTTTGCATTGCAGATTGCGCGCTATATTTTCGCTTGGTACATGAGCAATTTCGACGGCTATAAATCGATTTATGGTGCGTTTGCCGCGATTCCGTTTTTCTTGGTGTGGTTGAATCTGCTGTGGTCGATGGTGTTGGCCGGGGCCGTGTTGACGTCTTCGCTGTCGTATTGGCGCGATAATGCTTTCCGTCGCAATTTCGATTCTTCCGGCCGCTTTGATGATGTGTTGAAAATTCTGTTGCTGCTCGACGCGGCGCAGCAGGAAGGCAAAGCCATGCTGGTGCAGGAATTGCGCGCCCACATCAATATGGGCTACGACGAACTGGGTGAGCTGTTGGAAAAACTGGCGCGCCATGGTTATGTGTATTCGGGCAAACAGGGCTGGGTGTTGAAAACCAGCGCGGATAAAATCGATTTGGCCGAATTGTTTAAGATTTTTGTCTACAGCCCATCTTATGTGAAAAAAGACAAGGTCAACGCCGCCGTCGATAAAATCATGCAGCCTTGCGTGGAAACCATGAACATGACCTTGGCCGAATTCCGTGTGCACACGGATAATCAGGATAAATCTGTTGCGGCCTTAAAGAAAATTTTTGACGATATATAA
- a CDS encoding extracellular solute-binding protein: MKITAFVSLLFATSSAFAAHGLGLGQPPKYPPHFKAFDYVNPNAPKGGTFTLPVQGGFDTLNPFTLKGDHEVGVATLTLDTLMEKSLDEPFAMYGLLAEDVSLASDGLSVTFKLNPKARFHNGEPVLAKDVAASFRTLTQDKAAAPMYKFYWSDVAKVETPEARTVVFRFKKKNAELHMILGELPVFSHKSYPQGLAAAANTMPIGSGPYRFARADSGRLSEYRRDKNYWAQDLPVRKGRYNFDTVRFRYFKDDSVRIEGIKGGRYDFVQENVARNWARAYPDDMLKKRGLSKHEWQHGNTAGMQGFVMNQRRKPFDNVLVRQAMVESFDFENTNTKLFYGAYRRSNSFFTNSAMAATGKPSGAELALLNTVKTQLPQAVFTQNVPQPPVVNPQIGVRPQLLKARALLLQAGYRYQNGKLVDKQGRPLVFEFLSPSKTYERVTAKWQRDLAKIGVGMNIRIADPAVFQKRMNAFDYDMTIVVYANSESPGNEQFNYFSCEAAKTEGSRNWAGVCDPAVDVLLKRFENFSNREELTVSARALDRVLRHQYIVVPNWFSDRYRVVYRDNLGIPSTLPKYYSPLDWALSSAWVKP, translated from the coding sequence ATGAAAATCACCGCTTTTGTTTCCCTTTTATTCGCCACATCTTCAGCCTTTGCCGCCCATGGTTTGGGGTTGGGGCAGCCGCCGAAGTATCCGCCGCATTTTAAAGCCTTTGATTATGTGAATCCGAATGCGCCCAAAGGTGGCACGTTTACGCTGCCGGTACAGGGTGGGTTTGACACGCTCAATCCGTTTACGCTCAAGGGCGACCATGAGGTGGGTGTGGCGACGTTGACGCTGGATACGCTGATGGAAAAAAGCTTGGACGAGCCGTTTGCCATGTATGGTTTGCTGGCAGAAGACGTCAGCTTGGCTTCAGACGGCCTGTCGGTTACGTTTAAGCTCAACCCGAAAGCACGCTTTCACAACGGCGAGCCGGTCTTAGCCAAAGACGTGGCCGCTTCGTTCCGTACTTTAACGCAAGACAAAGCCGCCGCGCCGATGTATAAATTTTACTGGAGCGATGTTGCCAAAGTGGAAACACCCGAAGCGCGCACGGTGGTGTTCCGCTTCAAGAAGAAAAACGCCGAATTGCACATGATTTTGGGCGAACTGCCGGTGTTTTCACACAAAAGTTATCCGCAAGGTTTGGCGGCTGCGGCCAATACCATGCCCATCGGTTCGGGCCCTTACCGCTTCGCCCGCGCCGACAGCGGCCGCTTGAGCGAATACCGCCGTGACAAAAATTACTGGGCGCAGGATTTGCCTGTGCGTAAAGGGCGATACAACTTTGATACCGTGCGCTTTCGATATTTCAAAGACGACAGCGTGCGCATCGAAGGCATCAAGGGCGGGCGCTATGATTTTGTGCAGGAAAACGTTGCCCGCAACTGGGCGCGCGCCTACCCCGACGACATGCTGAAAAAACGCGGATTGAGCAAACACGAATGGCAGCACGGCAACACCGCCGGCATGCAGGGCTTTGTGATGAATCAGCGCCGCAAACCGTTTGACAATGTTTTGGTGCGCCAAGCGATGGTGGAGAGTTTTGACTTTGAAAACACCAATACCAAGCTGTTTTACGGCGCATATCGGCGCAGCAACAGTTTTTTTACCAACAGCGCAATGGCGGCAACGGGCAAACCCAGCGGCGCGGAATTGGCGTTGCTGAACACGGTGAAAACGCAGTTGCCGCAGGCGGTGTTTACGCAAAACGTGCCGCAGCCGCCGGTAGTGAATCCGCAAATCGGCGTGCGTCCGCAGCTTTTGAAAGCGCGTGCATTATTGCTGCAAGCGGGCTACCGTTATCAAAACGGCAAGCTGGTGGACAAACAGGGCAGGCCGCTGGTGTTTGAATTTTTAAGCCCAAGCAAAACCTATGAGCGCGTAACCGCCAAATGGCAGCGCGATTTGGCCAAAATCGGCGTGGGCATGAACATACGCATCGCCGATCCGGCGGTGTTTCAAAAGCGCATGAACGCGTTTGACTACGACATGACGATTGTGGTGTATGCCAATAGCGAAAGCCCGGGTAATGAGCAGTTTAATTATTTCAGTTGCGAAGCGGCGAAAACCGAAGGCAGCCGCAATTGGGCGGGCGTGTGTGATCCGGCGGTGGATGTGTTGCTGAAACGCTTTGAAAATTTCAGCAACCGTGAAGAATTGACTGTCTCTGCCCGCGCTTTAGATAGAGTGTTGCGCCATCAATATATTGTCGTGCCCAATTGGTTCAGCGACCGCTATCGCGTGGTTTATCGCGATAATCTGGGCATTCCGAGCACATTGCCGAAATATTACAGCCCACTGGATTGGGCGCTCAGTTCGGCATGGGTGAAACCTTAA
- a CDS encoding nuclease-related domain-containing protein, with protein MNTFFNPSDGLFVYLWWALPVALAAILAKTHWLRNFTARFAVNVRAKCLLDDKTYHAFPNLDVRCGGEHEQIDCVYVSRFGIFVVNTPNQQGRIWGDDGSGMWTRKLHKNQARFENPLLKNQQYIQALADQLSVSQKMFYSVVVFPKHCYFQTMMPDNVLDISDFKEFVAQYDEVVFTDEEVAEIRASLETSEFDVVFNRVGLSA; from the coding sequence ATGAATACCTTTTTTAATCCTTCAGACGGCCTGTTTGTTTATCTATGGTGGGCGCTACCGGTGGCCTTGGCGGCCATTTTGGCGAAAACCCATTGGTTGAGAAATTTTACCGCGCGCTTTGCCGTGAATGTGCGCGCCAAATGCTTATTGGATGACAAAACCTATCACGCTTTTCCGAATTTGGATGTACGCTGTGGTGGCGAGCATGAGCAAATTGATTGTGTGTATGTGTCGCGCTTCGGCATTTTTGTGGTGAACACGCCGAACCAGCAAGGCCGGATTTGGGGCGACGACGGCAGCGGCATGTGGACGCGTAAGCTGCATAAGAATCAAGCCAGATTTGAAAACCCATTGTTGAAAAACCAGCAATATATTCAGGCATTGGCGGATCAATTATCGGTGTCGCAGAAAATGTTTTATTCGGTGGTGGTGTTTCCAAAGCATTGCTATTTTCAAACCATGATGCCGGATAATGTGTTGGACATCAGCGATTTTAAAGAATTTGTCGCGCAATATGATGAAGTGGTGTTTACCGATGAAGAAGTTGCCGAGATTCGTGCATCATTGGAAACCAGCGAATTTGATGTGGTGTTTAACCGCGTGGGCTTGAGCGCTTAA
- a CDS encoding IS30 family transposase, whose translation MAYTQLTSHQRYYISRHYRNLPLNQIAQNIGCHPATVSREIRRHSVNGTYCYRKAQQQSEVKKKNKKPTKLTTAVKQTVNKLITQKYSPEQVCGYLLKHQHIKLHHSTLYRYLAKDRQNGGDLYTHLRIVSKPYRRKYGSGAWTKGSVPDRTDIEHRPAIVDQKERVGDFEMDTIVGKDQKSGLVVAVERKTKFVVIRKISNFKAEDVARVVIRALKPFKDIIQTITLDNGKEFYRHKTFAKALGAETYFCRPYHSWEKGLVENTNGLIRQYFPKGTDFRKLGAKKIKAVEEALNRRPRKTLDYETPGDLFSAALANGI comes from the coding sequence ATGGCCTACACACAACTGACCTCACACCAAAGATACTACATTTCCAGACATTACCGCAACCTACCCCTAAACCAAATCGCACAGAACATCGGTTGTCATCCCGCCACCGTCAGTCGGGAAATCAGACGGCATTCCGTCAACGGAACCTACTGTTACCGAAAAGCACAACAGCAAAGCGAAGTTAAAAAGAAAAACAAAAAGCCAACCAAACTGACTACTGCCGTCAAACAGACTGTTAACAAACTGATTACCCAAAAATACAGCCCCGAACAAGTCTGCGGCTACCTGCTGAAACATCAACACATCAAACTGCACCACAGCACCCTTTACCGCTATCTCGCCAAAGACCGTCAAAACGGCGGCGACCTGTACACCCATCTGCGTATCGTTTCCAAACCCTACCGCAGAAAATACGGCAGCGGTGCATGGACAAAAGGCAGCGTACCGGACAGAACCGACATTGAACACAGACCTGCCATTGTCGATCAAAAAGAGCGGGTCGGCGATTTCGAGATGGACACCATTGTCGGTAAAGATCAAAAAAGCGGACTGGTGGTTGCTGTTGAAAGAAAAACCAAATTTGTCGTTATCCGCAAAATCAGCAATTTCAAAGCAGAAGATGTAGCCCGGGTAGTGATTCGGGCATTGAAGCCGTTTAAAGATATCATTCAAACGATTACTTTGGATAACGGTAAAGAGTTTTACCGACATAAAACCTTTGCCAAAGCCCTGGGTGCGGAAACTTACTTCTGCCGTCCATACCATTCTTGGGAAAAAGGCTTGGTGGAGAATACCAACGGGCTGATCAGACAATACTTCCCAAAGGGGACGGATTTTAGGAAACTGGGTGCTAAAAAGATTAAAGCGGTTGAGGAGGCCCTTAACCGCCGACCGAGAAAGACATTGGACTATGAGACACCGGGTGATCTGTTTTCAGCAGCCCTTGCCAATGGCATTTGA
- the prmA gene encoding 50S ribosomal protein L11 methyltransferase, with the protein MSYQQITLAVKDTVAEPLADALMEHGALSAAIEDAYAGTENEQAIFGEPGMPTEQIWQQSKVIALFGEDDDAAAVIQNAAQECGLTDLHYTTEILEDQDWVRLTQAQFDPIQISERLWITPSWHDAPDENAVNLQLDPGLAFGTGSHPTTRLCLQWLDAQLKGGESVLDYGCGSGILAIAALKLGAGSAVGVDIDEQAIRASKANADQNNVQAQFYLPDAVPEGQFDVVVANILANPLRMLGEMLAGRTKSGGRIILSGLLDEQVEELSEIYGQWFDIEPAEIDEGWARLSGVKR; encoded by the coding sequence ATGTCATACCAACAAATTACCCTTGCCGTGAAAGACACCGTTGCCGAGCCATTGGCCGATGCGTTGATGGAGCACGGTGCGCTTTCCGCAGCGATTGAAGATGCCTACGCCGGCACCGAAAACGAACAGGCCATTTTCGGCGAACCGGGCATGCCGACCGAGCAAATTTGGCAGCAAAGCAAAGTGATTGCCCTGTTTGGCGAAGACGACGATGCGGCTGCGGTGATTCAAAACGCCGCACAAGAATGTGGTTTAACCGACTTACACTACACCACCGAAATCTTGGAAGACCAAGACTGGGTGCGCTTAACCCAAGCCCAGTTCGACCCGATTCAGATTTCCGAGCGCCTGTGGATTACCCCTTCTTGGCACGACGCGCCCGATGAAAACGCCGTTAATCTGCAACTCGACCCCGGCTTGGCTTTTGGTACCGGCAGCCACCCGACCACCCGCTTGTGTTTACAATGGCTGGACGCACAATTAAAAGGCGGTGAAAGCGTGTTGGATTACGGCTGCGGCTCAGGCATTTTGGCGATTGCCGCCTTGAAACTGGGTGCCGGCTCGGCAGTGGGTGTGGATATTGACGAGCAAGCCATCCGCGCCAGCAAAGCCAATGCCGACCAAAACAATGTTCAAGCCCAATTCTATCTACCAGATGCCGTGCCTGAAGGCCAGTTTGATGTGGTGGTAGCTAATATTTTGGCGAATCCTTTGCGTATGCTTGGCGAAATGCTGGCCGGCCGCACCAAATCGGGCGGGCGCATTATTTTATCGGGCTTGTTAGACGAGCAAGTAGAAGAATTAAGCGAAATCTACGGCCAATGGTTCGACATCGAGCCTGCCGAAATTGATGAAGGCTGGGCGCGCTTAAGTGGCGTGAAGCGTTAA